From a single Phragmites australis chromosome 7, lpPhrAust1.1, whole genome shotgun sequence genomic region:
- the LOC133924317 gene encoding probable protein phosphatase 2C 40 isoform X1 yields the protein MSASQGAAASGRRPGSVALGDLLRREASAERSAAAGAEQPRVAAGQAGRAKKGEDFALLKPGCERQPGAPSTSFSSFALFDGHNGSAAAVYAKENLLTNVLSCVPADLSRDEWLAALPRALVAGFVKTDKDFQTRAHSSGTTVTLVIIDGTVVTVASVGDSRCVLEAEGSIYYLSADHRFDASEEEVARVTECGGEVGRLNVVGGAEIGPLRCWPGGLCLSRSIGDQDVGEFIIPVPHVKQIKLSSAGGRLIISSDGVWDALTAEMAFSCARGLPPEAAADQIVKEAVESKGLRDDTTCIVIDIIPPEKLKCTIESPRTPGKGLGLLKNFFFRKMTSDSLSLPDKENCSEPGLVEEVYEDGCPSLSRRLDSEYPIRNMFKLFACAICQIELESGQGISIHEGVSKPGKLRPWDGPFLCHSCQEKKEAMEGKRHSRELLGYMDYHAIGWDL from the exons ATGTCGGCGTCGCAGGGCGCGGCGGCGAGCGGGAGGCGGCCCGGGAGCGTGGCGCTCGGGGACCTGCTGCGGCGGGAGGCATCGGCGGAGCGGTCCGCGGCGGCGGGAGCCGAGCAGCCCCGGGTCGCGGCGGGGCAGGCCGGTCGGGCCAAGAAGGGCGAGGACTTCGCGCTCCTCAAGCCCGGCTGCGAGCGCCAACCCGGCGCGCCGTCCacatccttctcctccttcgcc CTGTTCGACGGACACAACGGGAGCGCTGCCGCGGTCTACGCCAAGGAGAACCTCCTCACCAATGTGCTCAGCTGCGTCCCTGCCGATCTGAGCAGGGACGAGTGGCTCGCCGCGCTCCCAAGGGCGCTCGTCGCCGGATTCGTCAAGACTGATAAGGATTTCCAAACAAGAG CTCATTCCTCGGGGACAACCGTGACCCTAGTCATAATTGATGGGACCGTTGTAACTGTTGCCTCAGTTGGCGATTCACGTTGTGTCCTTGAAGCCGAGGGTTCCATCTACTATTTGTCAGCTGACCACCGTTTTGATGCTAGTGAAGAGGA GGTTGCACGTGTAACGGAATGTGGAGGTGAAGTTGGAAGGCTAAATGTTGTCGGTGGAGCTGAG ATTGGCCCCCTTAGATGTTGGCCAGGTGGTTTATGTCTATCAAGATCGATCGGTGATCAGGATGTAGGTGAATTTATCATCCCTGTCCCCCATGTGAAGCAGATTAAG CTGTCTAGTGCTGGAGGTCGGCTTATTATTTCAAGTGACGGTGTTTGGGATGCTTTGACTGCGGAAATGGCTTTTAGTTGTGCACGAGGACTTCCTCCAGAGGCTGCAGCGGATCAAATTGTCAAA GAAGCTGTGGAATCAAAAGGATTGAGAGATGATACAACTTGTATTGTCATTGACATAATACCACCAGAAAAACTAAAATGCACTATAGAATCTCCAAGAACGCCAGGAAAAGGCCTTGGCCTTCTTAAAAATTTCTTTTTCAGGAAAATGACATCTGACTCATTATCTCTTCCTGATAAGGAAAATTGCTCTGAGCCAGGTTTGGTGGAGGAGGTCTATGAGGACGGATGCCCGTCCCTTTCAAGGAG GCTAGATTCTGAGTATCCAATCCGGAATATGTTCAAACTCTTTGCATGTGCAATTTGTCAAATTGAGTTAGAGTCTGGTCAGGGGATATCCATACACGAGGGTGTGTCAAAACCAGGAAAGCTGCGTCCCTGGGATGGTCCTTTCCTTTGTCACAGTTGCcaggagaagaaagaggcaaTGGAGGGAAAGCGTCACTCACGAG AACTTCTTGGTTACATGGATTATCATGCAATTGGATGGGATCTATAA
- the LOC133924317 gene encoding probable protein phosphatase 2C 40 isoform X2, translating to MSASQGAAASGRRPGSVALGDLLRREASAERSAAAGAEQPRVAAGQAGRAKKGEDFALLKPGCERQPGAPSTSFSSFALFDGHNGSAAAVYAKENLLTNVLSCVPADLSRDEWLAALPRALVAGFVKTDKDFQTRAHSSGTTVTLVIIDGTVVTVASVGDSRCVLEAEGSIYYLSADHRFDASEEEVARVTECGGEVGRLNVVGGAEIGPLRCWPGGLCLSRSIGDQDVGEFIIPVPHVKQIKLSSAGGRLIISSDGVWDALTAEMAFSCARGLPPEAAADQIVKEAVESKGLRDDTTCIVIDIIPPEKLKCTIESPRTPGKGLGLLKNFFFRKMTSDSLSLPDKENCSEPGLVEEVYEDGCPSLSRRLDSEYPIRNMFKLFACAICQIELESGQGISIHEGVSKPGKLRPWDGPFLCHSCQEKKEAMEGKRHSRDSSSRNSGSSE from the exons ATGTCGGCGTCGCAGGGCGCGGCGGCGAGCGGGAGGCGGCCCGGGAGCGTGGCGCTCGGGGACCTGCTGCGGCGGGAGGCATCGGCGGAGCGGTCCGCGGCGGCGGGAGCCGAGCAGCCCCGGGTCGCGGCGGGGCAGGCCGGTCGGGCCAAGAAGGGCGAGGACTTCGCGCTCCTCAAGCCCGGCTGCGAGCGCCAACCCGGCGCGCCGTCCacatccttctcctccttcgcc CTGTTCGACGGACACAACGGGAGCGCTGCCGCGGTCTACGCCAAGGAGAACCTCCTCACCAATGTGCTCAGCTGCGTCCCTGCCGATCTGAGCAGGGACGAGTGGCTCGCCGCGCTCCCAAGGGCGCTCGTCGCCGGATTCGTCAAGACTGATAAGGATTTCCAAACAAGAG CTCATTCCTCGGGGACAACCGTGACCCTAGTCATAATTGATGGGACCGTTGTAACTGTTGCCTCAGTTGGCGATTCACGTTGTGTCCTTGAAGCCGAGGGTTCCATCTACTATTTGTCAGCTGACCACCGTTTTGATGCTAGTGAAGAGGA GGTTGCACGTGTAACGGAATGTGGAGGTGAAGTTGGAAGGCTAAATGTTGTCGGTGGAGCTGAG ATTGGCCCCCTTAGATGTTGGCCAGGTGGTTTATGTCTATCAAGATCGATCGGTGATCAGGATGTAGGTGAATTTATCATCCCTGTCCCCCATGTGAAGCAGATTAAG CTGTCTAGTGCTGGAGGTCGGCTTATTATTTCAAGTGACGGTGTTTGGGATGCTTTGACTGCGGAAATGGCTTTTAGTTGTGCACGAGGACTTCCTCCAGAGGCTGCAGCGGATCAAATTGTCAAA GAAGCTGTGGAATCAAAAGGATTGAGAGATGATACAACTTGTATTGTCATTGACATAATACCACCAGAAAAACTAAAATGCACTATAGAATCTCCAAGAACGCCAGGAAAAGGCCTTGGCCTTCTTAAAAATTTCTTTTTCAGGAAAATGACATCTGACTCATTATCTCTTCCTGATAAGGAAAATTGCTCTGAGCCAGGTTTGGTGGAGGAGGTCTATGAGGACGGATGCCCGTCCCTTTCAAGGAG GCTAGATTCTGAGTATCCAATCCGGAATATGTTCAAACTCTTTGCATGTGCAATTTGTCAAATTGAGTTAGAGTCTGGTCAGGGGATATCCATACACGAGGGTGTGTCAAAACCAGGAAAGCTGCGTCCCTGGGATGGTCCTTTCCTTTGTCACAGTTGCcaggagaagaaagaggcaaTGGAGGGAAAGCGTCACTCACGAG ATTCCTCGTCAAGAAATAGCGGGTCAAGCGAATAG